In bacterium, the following proteins share a genomic window:
- a CDS encoding DUF2914 domain-containing protein has translation MHRFLAPAGWLWQYYQKHKGIIGPFYFAIGFILHNLNPKRIDVMRDNYQLLAYVVLAGILIIMSHLIESGRLRFAFFESRANWITAGIQFFMGGLFSKHVYFYFQSSAGLKSFLFIAGLMALLLINEFYKKKFNYLYLQFAMYFIACVSFFIFFLPIITKEMGQKTFLLGGAMGLAFTLVVLAVVCFGTSKVTQKSFLRSSFVILIIYILLNVFYFMRWIPPVPMALKHYGIYHHVAKSDYLYSLQFEKPEWYAFWRNSSSVYQYRQGDTVFCFTSIFAPTEMKKTIYYDWQRYEPSRMQWISQEKLSYLLQGGREGGYRGFSYKTTIWPGEWRIEITTEEDILLGELNFDVVWAQGNLERKMKTILR, from the coding sequence ATGCATCGGTTTCTCGCGCCGGCCGGTTGGCTTTGGCAATACTACCAAAAACACAAAGGCATCATCGGCCCATTCTATTTCGCTATTGGATTTATCCTGCATAATCTGAATCCTAAGCGCATTGACGTCATGCGGGACAACTATCAGTTGCTTGCCTATGTCGTATTGGCGGGCATTTTGATCATCATGTCGCATTTGATCGAAAGCGGCCGTCTGCGTTTCGCTTTTTTCGAGAGCCGTGCTAATTGGATAACGGCAGGCATCCAGTTTTTTATGGGCGGGCTTTTCAGTAAACATGTGTATTTCTATTTCCAGAGTTCCGCCGGACTCAAATCGTTTTTGTTTATCGCAGGGTTAATGGCTCTCCTGCTGATCAATGAATTTTACAAAAAGAAATTTAACTATCTTTACCTCCAGTTTGCAATGTATTTTATCGCCTGCGTGTCGTTTTTTATTTTTTTCCTCCCCATCATAACCAAAGAAATGGGACAGAAAACATTTCTTTTAGGTGGAGCAATGGGTTTGGCTTTTACGCTGGTCGTTTTGGCGGTGGTTTGTTTCGGCACATCAAAAGTCACGCAAAAATCATTTCTCAGATCGTCTTTTGTTATTCTCATCATTTATATCCTGCTCAACGTGTTCTATTTTATGCGATGGATCCCCCCTGTTCCGATGGCGCTGAAACATTACGGCATTTATCATCACGTTGCAAAAAGCGATTATCTCTACTCGCTGCAGTTTGAAAAGCCGGAATGGTATGCGTTTTGGCGAAATTCCAGCAGCGTATATCAATACCGTCAGGGCGATACGGTGTTTTGTTTTACCTCCATCTTCGCGCCAACCGAGATGAAGAAAACGATCTACTACGACTGGCAGCGGTATGAGCCAAGCCGGATGCAGTGGATTTCGCAGGAAAAACTAAGCTACCTGCTTCAGGGCGGACGTGAAGGCGGCTATCGCGGGTTTTCCTACAAGACGACGATCTGGCCCGGGGAATGGCGGATTGAAATCACAACGGAAGAGGATATTTTGCTCGGGGAACTGAACTTCGATGTAGTTTGGGCGCAGGGCAACCTCGAGCGTAAGATGAAGACGATTCTGCGGTAA
- the cybH gene encoding Ni/Fe-hydrogenase, b-type cytochrome subunit: MHTATLNRVYVWQIPVRLYHWLNGACVTALAITGYIIGSPPALQSGSEASFGYWFGTVRFIHFTAAFLFFFNFMFRIYWGFAGNKYAQWRNFILHRKEQFQEAMEVLKVDILQAKSKPIESIGHNSLASFTYFITFIAFLFQCITGFGMYAAMSDAILPNLFAWIVPLMGGDFAVRQWHHLTMWFFIIFSMVHVYLVFYHDYVEGRGVLSSMGGGWKFIEKK; the protein is encoded by the coding sequence ATGCATACAGCAACATTAAACAGAGTCTACGTTTGGCAGATCCCCGTCCGCCTTTATCATTGGCTCAACGGAGCCTGTGTGACGGCGCTGGCCATAACGGGATATATTATCGGCAGCCCTCCGGCTCTGCAAAGCGGTTCGGAGGCTTCCTTCGGCTATTGGTTTGGAACGGTGCGTTTTATTCATTTCACGGCCGCATTCCTGTTCTTCTTCAATTTTATGTTCAGGATCTATTGGGGTTTTGCAGGCAACAAATACGCTCAATGGAGAAATTTCATCCTGCATAGGAAAGAACAGTTTCAGGAGGCTATGGAAGTATTGAAGGTCGACATCCTCCAGGCCAAAAGCAAACCGATCGAATCGATCGGACATAATTCGCTCGCCAGCTTCACCTACTTCATAACGTTTATCGCCTTTCTGTTCCAGTGCATCACCGGCTTTGGAATGTATGCGGCGATGAGCGATGCTATCCTTCCTAATCTATTTGCGTGGATCGTTCCTCTGATGGGCGGCGACTTTGCCGTTCGCCAGTGGCATCATTTGACCATGTGGTTCTTTATTATTTTTTCAATGGTCCACGTATATCTTGTTTTTTATCATGACTACGTCGAAGGCCGCGGCGTTTTATCCTCCATGGGCGGCGGCTGGAAATTTATTGAAAAGAAGTAG
- a CDS encoding 50S ribosomal protein L27, with translation MAHKKGLGSTKNGRDSHGQRLGVKRYSGEVVLAGNIIVRQRGTKFHLGKNVGIGSDDTIFSLIDGVVKFEPKDKTRKKVSVYPVPEAKA, from the coding sequence ATGGCACATAAGAAAGGACTAGGCAGCACCAAGAACGGGCGTGACAGCCACGGCCAGCGTCTCGGCGTCAAACGATACAGCGGAGAAGTAGTGCTCGCCGGTAACATTATTGTCCGCCAACGCGGCACTAAATTCCATCTCGGCAAAAACGTCGGGATCGGCAGCGATGACACGATCTTTTCGCTTATTGACGGCGTTGTCAAGTTCGAACCCAAAGACAAAACACGCAAAAAGGTCAGCGTGTACCCCGTTCCGGAAGCAAAAGCTTAA
- a CDS encoding hydrogenase small subunit, with protein sequence MNDQSLTIYEQMQKEGYSRRDFIRFCSWMTAFIGVEASGLGRVVHALETKPRIPVVWFHFQECTCCSESFIRSSHPIVADILLDKISLDYTETLQAAAGHQAEAALHETMKKHKGEYLMLVEGSIPTEENGVYCCIGGRTALDIVKEAAEGAKALVAWGSCASNGCIQAANPNPTGATPLHKIISGKAIINVPGCPPIGEVMAGTIVHLLAFDRIPQLDGLGRPKAFYSRRVHDTCYRRPNYDAGLFVESFDDENAKRGYCLYKVGCRGPVTYNACGVMRWNNGVSYPIQSGHGCIGCSEANFWDNGPFYQHLASFPGFGIETTADKIGVAVGAATLAGMAAHAVTTNIKKRKEIKEHIAQSHKEKEGGA encoded by the coding sequence ATGAATGACCAGTCTCTCACCATCTATGAACAGATGCAGAAAGAAGGATACTCTCGGCGCGATTTTATCCGCTTTTGCAGCTGGATGACGGCTTTCATCGGAGTGGAAGCCAGCGGGCTCGGCAGAGTCGTGCATGCTCTGGAAACCAAACCGCGAATTCCCGTGGTATGGTTTCATTTCCAGGAATGCACCTGCTGCAGCGAATCTTTTATACGTTCCTCTCACCCGATCGTGGCGGATATTCTGCTCGATAAAATTTCGCTCGATTATACGGAGACCCTGCAAGCGGCCGCAGGCCATCAGGCTGAAGCGGCGCTTCATGAAACCATGAAAAAACACAAAGGCGAATACCTGATGCTGGTTGAGGGTTCCATCCCGACCGAAGAAAATGGCGTGTATTGCTGTATAGGAGGCCGCACGGCTCTCGATATCGTCAAAGAGGCAGCGGAGGGCGCCAAAGCGCTCGTGGCATGGGGAAGCTGCGCATCCAACGGTTGTATTCAGGCAGCGAATCCGAATCCGACCGGCGCAACGCCATTACACAAAATCATTAGCGGCAAAGCGATCATCAATGTTCCGGGCTGTCCGCCGATCGGCGAAGTCATGGCCGGAACCATCGTTCACTTATTGGCATTTGACCGTATACCGCAACTCGACGGGCTCGGCAGGCCGAAAGCGTTTTATTCCAGACGCGTACATGACACGTGCTACCGCCGTCCAAATTACGACGCAGGCCTGTTCGTCGAATCGTTTGATGATGAAAATGCAAAACGCGGATACTGTTTGTACAAAGTCGGCTGCCGCGGGCCCGTTACTTATAATGCCTGCGGCGTGATGCGATGGAATAACGGCGTGAGCTATCCGATCCAGTCCGGCCACGGATGTATCGGATGCAGCGAGGCTAATTTCTGGGACAACGGACCGTTCTATCAGCATCTGGCTTCGTTCCCGGGCTTTGGTATTGAAACGACCGCCGATAAGATCGGCGTTGCCGTGGGCGCCGCCACGTTAGCCGGAATGGCTGCGCATGCGGTTACGACCAACATCAAGAAACGAAAAGAGATCAAAGAGCATATTGCGCAATCGCATAAAGAGAAAGAAGGAGGTGCCTAA
- a CDS encoding hydrogenase maturation protease, whose product MKILVLGIGNVLMGDEGAGVHAIRELEKQTWPENVHFLDGGTGGFHLLEYLQHYKKIIMIDATMDGQPPGTLRIIRPRFSSDFPKALSAHDIGLKDLVESAAILNHMPEVHLITVSIEKVQPMKLDLSPDIQNVLPKITKSVQEILHSLDETSSVA is encoded by the coding sequence ATGAAGATTCTTGTATTAGGCATTGGCAATGTTCTCATGGGCGATGAAGGCGCCGGGGTTCACGCTATACGTGAACTGGAAAAACAAACCTGGCCTGAAAACGTTCATTTTCTGGATGGCGGAACGGGCGGATTTCATTTGCTGGAATATCTGCAGCATTATAAAAAGATCATCATGATCGACGCGACGATGGACGGACAGCCACCTGGAACCTTACGAATCATACGGCCTCGGTTTTCAAGCGATTTCCCCAAAGCCCTTAGCGCGCACGATATCGGCCTGAAGGACCTTGTCGAGTCAGCCGCAATCCTTAACCACATGCCTGAAGTGCATCTTATCACGGTTTCCATTGAAAAGGTTCAACCGATGAAGCTTGATCTTTCACCTGACATACAAAATGTTTTGCCGAAAATTACAAAATCGGTTCAAGAAATTCTCCATTCCTTAGATGAAACATCGTCTGTCGCGTGA
- a CDS encoding signal peptidase I: MVIIALIYLAIVVLMIASLWIIFTKAGKPGWACLIPIYNIIVLLEIVGKPWWWLLLMLIPLLQIVFIIIVIHNLSLSFGKSTGFTVGLILLGVVFYPMLAFGDATYTAPAKSS; encoded by the coding sequence ATGGTTATCATAGCATTAATTTATCTCGCGATTGTCGTACTGATGATTGCTTCTCTCTGGATCATTTTCACGAAAGCCGGTAAACCCGGCTGGGCTTGCCTTATCCCGATCTATAACATTATCGTTCTGTTGGAAATTGTAGGGAAGCCCTGGTGGTGGCTTTTGCTTATGCTCATACCACTTCTTCAAATTGTATTTATCATAATAGTTATTCACAACCTGTCGCTGTCCTTTGGTAAGAGTACTGGTTTCACGGTAGGATTGATTCTTCTCGGGGTTGTATTCTATCCGATGTTGGCCTTTGGCGATGCCACGTACACCGCTCCGGCAAAGAGCAGTTAA
- a CDS encoding nickel-dependent hydrogenase large subunit → MANRIVIDPITRIEGHLRIEVEVKDGKIVDAYSSGTMVRGFELILKGRDPRDAWAFTERACGVCTTVHALASVRTVEDALKITVPPNAELIRNLMFCAQYLQDHVVHFYHLHALDWVDIVSALKADPKKTSEIAQSISNWPKSSPAYFSDLQKRLTAFVTSGQLGIFANGYWGHAAYKLPAEVNLIGVAHYLEALEWQKEIVKVHTIFGGKNPHPNYLVGGAPCSINIDDSNALNAERLAYVGKLFEDAKVFVEQVYIPDLLAVASFYKDWGAIGGGLSNYMSYGDLPMNGYGDLSKFKFPRGAILNRNLAEIHEVDGKNIDQVQEFIKHSWYEYSDGNDKGKHPWDGETKFNYTGPKPPYDYLNVDSKYSWLKTPRWKGNAMEVGPLARLLVAYGSGHKEVQETIGAVLKKLDVPVAALFSTLGRTAARGIETQLIAGWSMEFYQQLLTNIKNGDTRTFNNEKWEPATWPKEAKGVGLTEAPRGALAHWIVIKDQKIDNYQLVVPSTWNASPRDPEGKMSAYESSLIGTPIKNPEQPLEVLRTIHSFDPCIACAVHLYDEKGTYVHQIQTF, encoded by the coding sequence ATGGCAAATCGAATTGTCATCGATCCCATCACCCGCATTGAGGGACACCTTCGTATTGAAGTTGAAGTGAAGGACGGAAAAATCGTGGATGCCTACAGTTCGGGCACCATGGTGCGGGGATTCGAACTTATTCTGAAAGGCCGCGATCCGCGTGACGCGTGGGCTTTTACGGAACGCGCGTGCGGCGTATGCACCACCGTACACGCGCTGGCGTCGGTGCGAACCGTCGAAGACGCCTTAAAAATCACCGTGCCGCCGAATGCGGAATTGATTCGTAATCTTATGTTCTGCGCGCAATATCTGCAGGATCACGTAGTGCATTTCTATCATTTGCATGCGCTGGATTGGGTGGATATCGTGAGCGCATTAAAGGCCGATCCGAAAAAAACATCGGAAATCGCGCAGAGTATTTCCAACTGGCCGAAGAGTTCGCCGGCCTATTTCTCCGATCTGCAAAAACGACTCACCGCTTTTGTCACCAGCGGCCAACTCGGCATTTTTGCCAACGGCTACTGGGGCCATGCGGCGTATAAACTGCCGGCGGAAGTGAATCTCATAGGTGTGGCGCATTATCTCGAAGCGCTTGAATGGCAAAAAGAGATCGTAAAAGTTCATACGATCTTCGGCGGCAAAAATCCGCATCCGAATTACCTTGTCGGCGGCGCGCCGTGCTCCATTAATATTGACGACTCAAACGCTTTAAATGCCGAACGTCTGGCGTATGTCGGAAAACTATTCGAAGATGCAAAAGTTTTTGTCGAACAGGTGTATATCCCCGATCTGCTCGCCGTGGCCTCGTTCTACAAGGATTGGGGCGCGATAGGCGGAGGATTGTCAAATTATATGTCGTACGGCGATCTGCCGATGAACGGATACGGCGATCTGTCGAAATTCAAATTCCCTCGCGGCGCGATACTCAACCGTAATCTGGCAGAAATTCACGAAGTGGACGGAAAGAATATTGATCAGGTACAGGAGTTCATCAAGCATTCATGGTATGAATATTCCGACGGCAACGATAAGGGTAAACATCCATGGGATGGCGAAACGAAATTCAATTATACCGGGCCGAAACCGCCGTACGACTATTTGAATGTGGACAGCAAATACAGCTGGCTGAAGACGCCGCGATGGAAAGGTAACGCGATGGAAGTCGGGCCGCTGGCAAGGCTGCTCGTTGCATACGGTTCCGGACACAAAGAAGTACAGGAAACCATCGGCGCTGTGCTGAAGAAACTCGATGTGCCTGTAGCCGCTTTATTCTCAACGCTTGGACGGACGGCTGCACGCGGAATTGAAACGCAACTGATTGCCGGATGGTCAATGGAATTCTATCAGCAGTTATTAACCAATATCAAGAACGGCGATACGCGCACCTTTAATAATGAAAAATGGGAACCGGCCACTTGGCCGAAAGAAGCAAAAGGCGTCGGTCTCACCGAGGCGCCGCGCGGCGCTTTGGCGCATTGGATCGTGATCAAAGATCAGAAGATCGATAATTACCAGCTAGTCGTTCCGAGCACATGGAATGCCTCGCCGCGGGATCCGGAAGGTAAAATGTCGGCGTATGAATCTTCGCTGATCGGCACGCCGATAAAGAATCCGGAACAACCCTTAGAGGTATTACGAACGATTCATTCGTTCGATCCTTGCATCGCATGCGCCGTCCATCTCTATGATGAAAAGGGTACGTACGTTCATCAAATCCAAACCTTTTAG
- the rplU gene encoding 50S ribosomal protein L21 — MYAVVDIKGFQYKCEAGKKVVIPRIAEAEIGDKVVFDNVLLISENGDVQIGTPTVKGAKVESTVLSHGQNDKVIHFRKYRRKGFQKKKGHRQPFTEIEVNAISK, encoded by the coding sequence GTGTACGCAGTAGTTGATATCAAAGGTTTTCAGTACAAATGCGAAGCGGGAAAGAAAGTCGTTATCCCGCGCATTGCTGAAGCGGAAATCGGCGATAAGGTCGTTTTTGATAACGTCCTTTTGATTTCCGAAAATGGCGACGTCCAAATCGGCACGCCTACCGTAAAAGGTGCAAAAGTAGAATCGACCGTTTTAAGCCACGGTCAGAACGACAAAGTCATTCACTTCCGTAAATACCGCCGAAAAGGTTTCCAGAAGAAGAAAGGCCATCGTCAGCCTTTTACGGAAATTGAAGTTAACGCGATTTCAAAGTAA